Within Thermus sp. CCB_US3_UF1, the genomic segment GGGGAGGTGCTGAAGGCCTCGGGCCTGCCCAAAGAGGCGCAAAGGGCCGCCCAGACCGCCATCCACCGCAAAAACCTCCCCGAGCTCCAAGCCCTTTTGGCCCGCCACCCCGTGCCCGAAGAGGCCCGGAAAACCCTCCTGGCCCTGCCCGACCTCTACGGGGACAAGGAGGTCCTGCAAGAGGCCAAGGGCCTGCCCCTGCCCAAGCGGGCGCAAAAGGCCCTGGCCGACCTGGAAAGGACCCTGGAGCTCCTGGAGAAGCCGGTGCTTTTGGATCTGGGCATGGCCCGGCGCTACGAGTACTACTCGGGCATCTTCTTCCGCGCCTACACCCCGGGGTTCGGCCTCCCCCTCCTGGGGGGCGGGCGGTACGACGGGGCGCTTCTGCCCCGGGCCGCGGGCTTCGCCCTGGGGGTGGAGCGGGTCCTGGAGGCCCTGAGGCCTGTGGGCAAGGAGGAGCCCCCGGAGGTCCTGGCCCTGGACCTTAAGGCCCTGCGGCGCTTCGCCGGGGAGAAGCGGGTGGAGCTTTTCCACGGGGAGGACCCCCTGGCCTACGCCCGCTCCCGGGGCATCCCCTACCTGGCCCAAGGGGAGCGGCTTTGGAGGGCGGAATGAGGCGCTACCTCCTCACCATCGCCCTGCCCAAGGGGCGGATGTTCCAGGAAGCCTACCAGGCCTTGAAGGAAGCCGGCCTGGAGCTTCCCCCGGTGGAGGACGAGCGGGCCCTCCTCCACGGGAAGGAGGGGGGGATTGCCCTTCTGGAGTTGCGCAACAAGGACGTGCCCGTCTACGTGGATCTGGGCATCGCCGAGGTGGGGGTGGTGGGGAAGGACGTGCTTCTGGACTCAGGCCGCGACCTCTTTGAGCCCGTGGACCTGGGCTTTGGCGCCTGCCGGCTTTCCCTCATCCGCCGCCCCGGGGACACCTCCCCCATCCGCCGCATCGCCACCAAGTACCCCAACTTCACCGCCCGCTTCCTTAAGGCGCGGGGCCTGGTGGCGGACGTGGTGGAGCTTTCCGGGAACATCGAGCTGGCGGCGGTTACGGGCCTGGCCGACGCGGTGGTGGACGTGGTCCAGACCGGGGCCACCCTAAGGGCAGCGGGGCTCGTGGAGGTAGAGGTTCTGGCCCACTCCACCGCCCGCCTGGTGGTGAACCGCCAGGCCCTAAAGCTGAAGCGCTCGCTTTTGAAGCCCCTCATCGCTAAGCTAAGGGGACGTGACGGAGGCCCGTAGAAAGCGAATAGAAGATGTCCTAAAAAGGCGCCAGCCCGACCTCACGGTGCTCCTGGAAAACGTGCACAAGCCCCACAACCTCTCGGCCATCCTGCGTTCCTGCGACGCCGTGGGGGTCCTCGAGGCCCACGCGGTGAACCCCACGGGGGGCGTGCCCACCTTCAACGAGACCAGCGGGGGCAGCCACAAATGGGTCTACCTCCGGGTGCACCCGGACATCGCCGAGGCCTTTCGCTTCCTTAGGGAGCGGGGCTTCCGGGTCTACGCCACCGCCTTGAGCCGGGAGGCCCAGGACTACCGGGAGGTAGACTACACCCAGCCCACGGCCATCCTCCTGGGGGCGGAGAAGTGGGGGGTTTCCCCGGAGGCCCTGGCCCTGGCGGACGGGGCCATCCAGATCCCCATGCTGGGCATGGTGCAAAGCCTCAACGTCAGCGTGGCCGCAGCGGTGATCCTCTTTGAGGCCCAGCGGCAAAGGCTAAGGGCGGGGCTTTACGAGAGGCCCCGCCTGGACCCCGAGCTGTACGCCCGGGTGCTGGAGGATTGGCTCAGGAAATGACGTAGGTGAGCCAGCCCTCGTACTCCGGCCTGAGCCCCCGGACCGCCTCCAGGTAGACCTGGCGAAGGCGCAGGGTGATGGGCCCGGCGCTCCCCGTGCCGATGGGCCGCCAGTCGATGGCGGACACCGGGGTTACCTCGGCGGCGGTCCCGGTCATGAAGACCTCGTCGGCCATGTAGAGCTGGTCCCGGGTGGCCCGCACCACCTGGACCTCATAGCCCAGGTCCTTGGCGATGCGGATCACAGAGTCCCGGGTGATGCCCTCGAGGTTCACCGAGTGCTCTAGGGCGTAGACCACGCCGTCCCGCACGAAGAAGAGGTTCTCCCCACTCCCCTCGGCCACATACCCCTCCTCGTCCAGGAGCAGGGCCTCGTCGGCCCCAGCGGCCACGGCCTCCATCTTGGCCAAGGCCGAGTTCACGTAGTTCCCGCCCACCTTGGCCTTCCCCGGCATCACGTTGGCGGGGAAGCGGGCCCAGGAGCTGGTGATGAGCTTGGCCCCCTTCCTCACCGCCTCCTCCCCCAGGTAGGCCCCCCACTCCCAGGCGGCCACCATGACCTCGGCGGGGTTGTTGGGCAGGGGGTTTACCCCCAGGGCCTTGGCCCCCATCCAGGCCAGGGGCCGGATGTAGCAACTCTTGTAGCCGTTTTGCCGCACCACCTCCAAGATGGCTTCCTCCAACGCCTCGGGGGGGAAGGGGATCTCCATGCGGAGCACCTTGGCCGAGTGGTAGAAGCGCCGCACGTGCTCCTTCAGGCGGAAAACGGCAGGGCCCTTGGGGGTCTCGTAGGCCCGTATCCCCTCAAAGACGCTGGTGCCGTAATGGAGGGCGTGGCTCAGGACGCTGGTCTTGGCCTCCTCCTGGGGCAGGAGCTGGCCGTTCATCCAGATGAGCCCGGCCTTGATGTGCACGTCGCCGCCCTTGGCCTCCGGCTTGGTCATGGCGAACCTCCGCCCCCATCATACCCCTTGAGGGCCCGGAAGACCGCCCGGGCCTCCTCGGCCAGGGCCAGGGCCACCCGGGCCTTGAGGCTCCCCTCCCGTAGGAGAAGGTAAACGGTGCGGCCCGCTCCCGGGGGGCTTAGGGGGCGCAGGTGGGCCCGTTTGGCTGGGGGTAGGGTCCAGAGGGCCACCTCGGGCAGTAGGGTCAACCCCCCCACCTCCTCCACCAAGAGGACTAGGGTTTCCAGGTCCCCGCTTTGGAACTCCACCCGCCTGCGGCCCAGGCTGGGGCGGCAGACGGAAAGGATCTGGTCGCGGAAGCAGTGCCCCTCGGAAAGGATCCAGGTGTCCTCCAGGGGTATCTCCAGGGGGTGGATCTGGGCCCGGGCGTAAAGGGGATGGCCCGGGGCCACGTAGGCCCAAAAGGCCTCCGAGAAAAGGGCCAGGGCCGTCAGGCCGGGGACCCGCTCCTCCGTGCCCACCAGGCCCGCATCCAGGCGGCCCTGGGCCAGCCCCTCCAGGATGCCCGGGGTGAGCTCCTCGCGCACGGAGACCTCGAGGGCAGGAAACCGCTCCGCAAGCCGGGGCAACAGCCGGGGGAGGAGGTAGGGGGCCAGGGTGGGGATGACCCCGATGCGGAAGGGCCCCTGAAACACCCCCTCCTCCCCCCGGGCCAGGGCCTTGAGCCTCTCCACCTCCTCTAGCACCCGGCGGGCCTGGGCCACCACCGCCTGGCCCACCTCCGTGGGCCTGCCCTCCCTCCGGTCAAAGAGCCTTACCCCCAGGGCCTCCTCCAGCTTGCGGATCTGGACGCTGAGGGCGGGCTGGGTCAGGTAGACCCGCTCCGCGGCCCGGGTGAAACTCCCCTCCTCGGCCAGGGCCACCAGATAGCGCAGCTGGTCCAGGCTTGGGTTCATAACTTAATTTTATCTCTTAGGCATAAAAAATCTATTAGACTTATACCTCCCGGGCCGCCTAAGGTAAAAACCGCCTAGCCCCCAAGGGGCCAGGCAGGAGGTGAAAGGATGTTTCTTAGGATAGACCGCCTACAGATTGAACTGCCCATGCCCAAGGAGCAAGACCCCAACGCCGCCGCCGCGGTGCAGGCCCTTCTGGGGGGGCGCTTCGGGGAGATGTCCACCCTGATGAACTACATGTACCAGTCCTTCAACTTCCGGGGGAAGAAGGCCCTCAAGCCCTACTACGACCTCATCGCCAACATCGCCACCGAGGAGCTGGGGCACATCGAGCTGGTGGCCGCCACCATCAACAGCCTCCTGGCCAAGAACCCGGGGCAGGACCTGGAGGAGGGCGTAGACCCGGTGAGCGCCCCCCTGGGCTACGCCAAGGACGCCCGCAACGCCGCCCACTTCATCGCCGGCGGGGCCAACAGCTTGGTGATGGGAGCCATGGGGGAGCATTGGCACGGGGAGTACGTTTTCACCAGCGGCAACCTCATCCTGGATCTCCTGCACAACTTCTTCCTGGAGGTGGCCGCCCGTACCCACAAGCTGCGGGTCTACGAGATGACGCCAAACCCCGTGGCCCGGGAGATGATCGGCTACCTCCTGGTGCGGGGCGGGGTGCACGCCGCTGCCTACGGCAAGGCCTTGGAAAGCCTTACCGGGGTGGAGATGACCAAGATGCTCCCCATCCCCCGCATCGAGAACAGCAAGATCCCCGAGGCCAAGAAGTACATGGACCTGGGCTTCCACAAGAACCTCTACCGCTTCAGCCCCTCGGACTACCAGGACCTGGGCCTCATCTGGAACGGGGCCTCCCCCGAGGATGGGAGCCCGGTGGTGGTGGTGGATGGGCCTCCCCAGGGCGGCCCGGTCTTTGACCTTGGCCACGACGCCGCGGAGTTCGCCCCCGAGTTCCACCCGGGCGAGCTTTACGAGATCGCCAAGAAGCTCTACGAGAAGGCCAAGTAAGGCCCCAAAGCGCCCTGGCCGGGCCTGGCCCGGCCAGGGCTAGGCTGCCCCGTACCGCCCCCCGGGCAAGGCTTGGGCCAGCCCCTTGAGCTCCAAAAGGGTCAGCAGGGCCAGCACCCGCTCCGGGGGAAGGCCCAGGGCTTGGGCCAGGTCCTCGGGAAGGGCCTCCCCCTTCTGCAGGAGGGCGTGGAGGGCCGCCTCTTCAGGGGAGAGGCCCAAAGCCTCCCTGGGCCTGGGGGTAAACCCCAGGTAGGAAAGGACATCCTCCGGGGCCAGCACGGGGTAGGCCCCGTCCTGGATCAGGCGGTTGGCCCCCAGGGACCCCTCGTCCGTGGGCCGCCCCGGCACCGCCAAGACCTCCTTGCCCAACTCCAGGGCGTAGCGGGCGGTGATGAGGGCCCCGGAGGCCAAAGGGGCCTCCACCACCACCACCGCCCGCACCAGGCCGGCGATGAGGCGGTTGCGCCGGGGGAAGAACTCGGGTTTGGGCCCGGTGCCGAAGGGAAACTCGGAGAGGAGGTCCATCCTTTGCGCCAAGGAGCGGTGCTCGGGCGGGTAGATCCGGTCCAGGGCGCTCCCCAAAACCCCGAGAGTCCGCCCACCCCCCTCCAAGGCCCCCAGGTGGGCCTCCCGGTCCACCCCGCGGGCCAGGCCGGAAACCACCCAAACCCCCGCCTCGGCCAGCCCCCGGGAAAGCCGGCGGGTGAAGGCCAAGGCCCAGGGCGAGGCCCGCCGGGTGCCCACCAGGGCCACGGCCTTTTCCTCCTCGGGCAGGGTGCCTTTCAGGTAGAGGTGGGTGGGGGGCTGGGGCAGGCGCTTGAGGCCTGGGGGGAAATCCTCCTCCCAAAGGCCAAGGAGGCGCACGCCCAGGGCCTTGGCCCGGTTTCGCTCCTCCTCGGCCCGTTGCCTGGCCAGGGGCCAGGCGGCCAAGGCCTGGGGGAAACGCTCCCCTAGCGCCCGCAAGGGGTCTTCCGTGGAAAGGAGCTCCTGGAGCCGCTTGGGCCCGATCCCGGGCAGAAAGGCCAGGGCCAGGGGATCCACGGCGTGCAGTATACTGAAAAACCTGGAAGCTCCGGCCCCTGCCCTCAAGGGCAAATCCCAAGGGGCCGGGATCACCTGAAGCCATGGAAGAGAAAACCCATTCCGGATTTGTGGCCCTGGTGGGCAAGCCCAACGTGGGCAAGTCCACCCTGCTCAACAACCTGCTTGGGGTCAAGGTGGCCCCCATCAGCCCCAAGCCCCAGACCACGCGGAAGCGCCTTCGCGGCATCCTCACCGAGGGCCGCCGGCAGATCGTCTTCGTGGATACCCCTGGCCTGCACGAGCCCGCGGATGCCCTGGGGGAGTTCATGGACCGGGAGGTGTACGAAGCCCTGGCCGACGTCAACGCCGTGGTCTGGGTGGTGGACCTCCGCCACCCCCCCACCCCGGAGGACGAGATGGTGGCCAAGGCCCTGAAACCCCTGGCGGGCCAGGTGCCCATCCTCCTGGTGGGGAACAAGCTGGACGCGGCCAAATACCCCGAGGAGGCCCTGAAGGCCTACCATGCCCTCCTGCCCGAGGCCGAGGCCCGGGCCCTCTCCGCCCTGGACGAGCGCCAGGTGGCCGGGCTCAAGGCCGAGCTCCTGGCCCTCCTGCCCGAAGGCCCCTTCTTCTACCCCGAGGGCTTCGCCAAAAGCGACCAGGACTTCGGCGAGTGGGTGGCGGAGATCGTGCGAGAAGAGGCCATGAAGCGCCTGTGGCACGAGGTGCCCTACGCGGTGGCCACAAAGACCGAGGAGGTGGCCGAACGGGAAAACGGGATCCTCTACATCAAGGCCATCCTCTACGTGGAGCGCCCCTCCCAAAAGGCCATCGTCATCGGGGAGGGGGGAAGGAAGCTTAAGGAGATCGGCCAGGCCGCCAGGAAGCAGCTGGAGGTGTTCTTGAACCGCAAGGTCTACCTGGACCTCGAGGTCAAGGTCTACCCCAACTGGCGCAAGGACCCCGAGGCCCTGAGGGAACTGGGCTA encodes:
- a CDS encoding ATP phosphoribosyltransferase regulatory subunit; its protein translation is MIPEGTRFLLPPEARLKAGLMARLQGLFLHHGYEPVELPALENHDPAHPLAERAFKLVDKTGEVLFLRSEFTTLLAKLLRGQLGEGVYRFQYAGALWLREADAELGRLREYTQVGLELIGATGPLADAEVLYLAFAALEALGIEGVVEVGLPGLVGEVLKASGLPKEAQRAAQTAIHRKNLPELQALLARHPVPEEARKTLLALPDLYGDKEVLQEAKGLPLPKRAQKALADLERTLELLEKPVLLDLGMARRYEYYSGIFFRAYTPGFGLPLLGGGRYDGALLPRAAGFALGVERVLEALRPVGKEEPPEVLALDLKALRRFAGEKRVELFHGEDPLAYARSRGIPYLAQGERLWRAE
- the hisG gene encoding ATP phosphoribosyltransferase, which produces MRRYLLTIALPKGRMFQEAYQALKEAGLELPPVEDERALLHGKEGGIALLELRNKDVPVYVDLGIAEVGVVGKDVLLDSGRDLFEPVDLGFGACRLSLIRRPGDTSPIRRIATKYPNFTARFLKARGLVADVVELSGNIELAAVTGLADAVVDVVQTGATLRAAGLVEVEVLAHSTARLVVNRQALKLKRSLLKPLIAKLRGRDGGP
- the trmH gene encoding tRNA (guanosine(18)-2'-O)-methyltransferase TrmH, with amino-acid sequence MTEARRKRIEDVLKRRQPDLTVLLENVHKPHNLSAILRSCDAVGVLEAHAVNPTGGVPTFNETSGGSHKWVYLRVHPDIAEAFRFLRERGFRVYATALSREAQDYREVDYTQPTAILLGAEKWGVSPEALALADGAIQIPMLGMVQSLNVSVAAAVILFEAQRQRLRAGLYERPRLDPELYARVLEDWLRK
- a CDS encoding branched-chain amino acid transaminase, producing MTKPEAKGGDVHIKAGLIWMNGQLLPQEEAKTSVLSHALHYGTSVFEGIRAYETPKGPAVFRLKEHVRRFYHSAKVLRMEIPFPPEALEEAILEVVRQNGYKSCYIRPLAWMGAKALGVNPLPNNPAEVMVAAWEWGAYLGEEAVRKGAKLITSSWARFPANVMPGKAKVGGNYVNSALAKMEAVAAGADEALLLDEEGYVAEGSGENLFFVRDGVVYALEHSVNLEGITRDSVIRIAKDLGYEVQVVRATRDQLYMADEVFMTGTAAEVTPVSAIDWRPIGTGSAGPITLRLRQVYLEAVRGLRPEYEGWLTYVIS
- a CDS encoding hydrogen peroxide-inducible genes activator, with product MNPSLDQLRYLVALAEEGSFTRAAERVYLTQPALSVQIRKLEEALGVRLFDRREGRPTEVGQAVVAQARRVLEEVERLKALARGEEGVFQGPFRIGVIPTLAPYLLPRLLPRLAERFPALEVSVREELTPGILEGLAQGRLDAGLVGTEERVPGLTALALFSEAFWAYVAPGHPLYARAQIHPLEIPLEDTWILSEGHCFRDQILSVCRPSLGRRRVEFQSGDLETLVLLVEEVGGLTLLPEVALWTLPPAKRAHLRPLSPPGAGRTVYLLLREGSLKARVALALAEEARAVFRALKGYDGGGGSP
- a CDS encoding manganese catalase family protein yields the protein MFLRIDRLQIELPMPKEQDPNAAAAVQALLGGRFGEMSTLMNYMYQSFNFRGKKALKPYYDLIANIATEELGHIELVAATINSLLAKNPGQDLEEGVDPVSAPLGYAKDARNAAHFIAGGANSLVMGAMGEHWHGEYVFTSGNLILDLLHNFFLEVAARTHKLRVYEMTPNPVAREMIGYLLVRGGVHAAAYGKALESLTGVEMTKMLPIPRIENSKIPEAKKYMDLGFHKNLYRFSPSDYQDLGLIWNGASPEDGSPVVVVDGPPQGGPVFDLGHDAAEFAPEFHPGELYEIAKKLYEKAK
- the dprA gene encoding DNA-processing protein DprA; protein product: MDPLALAFLPGIGPKRLQELLSTEDPLRALGERFPQALAAWPLARQRAEEERNRAKALGVRLLGLWEEDFPPGLKRLPQPPTHLYLKGTLPEEEKAVALVGTRRASPWALAFTRRLSRGLAEAGVWVVSGLARGVDREAHLGALEGGGRTLGVLGSALDRIYPPEHRSLAQRMDLLSEFPFGTGPKPEFFPRRNRLIAGLVRAVVVVEAPLASGALITARYALELGKEVLAVPGRPTDEGSLGANRLIQDGAYPVLAPEDVLSYLGFTPRPREALGLSPEEAALHALLQKGEALPEDLAQALGLPPERVLALLTLLELKGLAQALPGGRYGAA
- the era gene encoding GTPase Era, producing the protein MEEKTHSGFVALVGKPNVGKSTLLNNLLGVKVAPISPKPQTTRKRLRGILTEGRRQIVFVDTPGLHEPADALGEFMDREVYEALADVNAVVWVVDLRHPPTPEDEMVAKALKPLAGQVPILLVGNKLDAAKYPEEALKAYHALLPEAEARALSALDERQVAGLKAELLALLPEGPFFYPEGFAKSDQDFGEWVAEIVREEAMKRLWHEVPYAVATKTEEVAERENGILYIKAILYVERPSQKAIVIGEGGRKLKEIGQAARKQLEVFLNRKVYLDLEVKVYPNWRKDPEALRELGYRSSLE